The following are from one region of the Gryllotalpicola protaetiae genome:
- a CDS encoding PH domain-containing protein has product MRVTEESKTLRPRFGQVLTVLVWCVCAAALVTIVVTGRWADLGRYGALALLVAYVMWLLFWSPSVTISLAGVEVRNLLRVHAVSWPAIQNVDTKYALTLITPKRKVVAWAAPAPSRYATMRATRSDASGLPESTFMLGSIRPSDIPSSDSGLAALYVRRYWEELQGAGHLDSGIVEGTGVVTRWLGREAAALIALAIIAAVCVAFVR; this is encoded by the coding sequence ATGCGCGTGACCGAGGAATCCAAGACGCTGAGGCCCCGATTCGGCCAGGTGCTGACCGTGCTGGTGTGGTGTGTCTGCGCCGCCGCGCTCGTGACGATCGTGGTGACCGGCCGCTGGGCCGACCTCGGCCGCTACGGCGCGCTCGCCCTGCTCGTCGCATACGTGATGTGGCTGCTGTTCTGGTCGCCGAGCGTCACGATCTCGCTCGCCGGCGTCGAGGTGCGCAACCTGCTGCGCGTGCACGCCGTCTCGTGGCCCGCCATTCAGAACGTCGACACGAAGTACGCGCTGACGCTCATCACGCCGAAGCGCAAGGTCGTCGCCTGGGCGGCCCCCGCGCCGAGCCGCTACGCGACCATGCGCGCCACGCGCTCCGACGCGTCCGGTCTGCCCGAGTCGACGTTCATGCTGGGCAGCATCCGCCCGAGCGACATCCCGTCGAGCGATTCCGGCCTCGCGGCGCTCTATGTGCGCCGCTACTGGGAGGAGCTTCAGGGCGCCGGCCACCTCGACAGCGGAATCGTCGAGGGCACCGGCGTCGTGACGCGCTGGCTCGGCCGTGAGGCCGCCGCTCTGATCGCGCTGGCGATCATCGCGGCGGTCTGCGTGGCGTTCGTGCGCTGA
- a CDS encoding ABC transporter permease: MLTFLSRRLLASIIVLLLASYLVYILSANAGDPLEALRTSTARNKEALIEQRIQQLGLNVPAPLRYFLWLGGILKVFIGRFTLGDNISGTPVTADVSAAVLVTIELIIASVVLAIVFGILIGITTALRQYSGYDYTVTFLAFLFFSLPSFFLAVVLKAYVGITFNNYLTDPHVAWWAYVFIPLIIGAAAAGVAGGTARFRWLTFAIATAATLAVVAFVAATDWLVTPTLGAADIVLVAIIATAIALLVTMLNTGLQNRKALYSALTAVAVGLVLYFPFMAISGSLNLWTLLLLGLVTIAVGLVIGYLYGGFDRRQSMRNAAIVAFTTGLVIVVSRFLRSWHDYSQYVANGRPIATVGSATPNLNDISTSFWIHGLDSFTHLLLPTISLCLISIAGYSRYMRANLLDVMNSDYIRTARAKGLNQRTVVMRHAFRNSLIPLTTIVAFDLGALLGGAVVTENVFAWSGMGKLFTDALHAVDVNSLMGYFVVAGVAVVVFNLLADAAYSALDPRIRIAA; the protein is encoded by the coding sequence GTGCTGACCTTCTTGTCGAGGCGCTTGCTGGCATCGATCATCGTGCTGCTGCTCGCGTCGTACCTCGTCTACATCCTGTCCGCGAACGCGGGCGACCCGCTCGAGGCGCTGCGAACCAGCACTGCGCGGAACAAGGAAGCGCTGATCGAGCAGCGCATCCAGCAGCTCGGGCTGAACGTGCCCGCGCCGCTGCGGTACTTCCTCTGGCTCGGCGGCATCCTCAAGGTCTTCATCGGCAGGTTCACCCTCGGTGACAACATCAGCGGCACCCCGGTGACCGCGGATGTCTCCGCCGCCGTCCTCGTCACGATCGAGCTGATCATCGCGAGCGTTGTGCTCGCCATCGTCTTCGGCATCCTGATCGGCATCACGACGGCGCTTCGCCAGTACAGCGGCTACGACTACACGGTCACCTTCCTGGCGTTCCTGTTCTTCTCGCTGCCCTCGTTCTTCCTCGCGGTCGTCCTCAAGGCATACGTCGGAATCACGTTCAACAACTACCTGACCGATCCGCATGTGGCGTGGTGGGCGTACGTGTTCATCCCGCTGATCATCGGTGCGGCCGCGGCGGGCGTCGCAGGCGGCACTGCACGCTTCCGCTGGCTCACCTTCGCGATCGCAACCGCGGCGACGCTCGCGGTCGTCGCGTTCGTGGCAGCGACCGACTGGCTCGTGACCCCGACCCTCGGCGCGGCGGACATCGTGCTCGTCGCGATCATCGCGACGGCGATCGCGCTGCTCGTCACCATGCTGAACACCGGGCTGCAGAACCGGAAGGCGCTGTACTCGGCGCTCACGGCCGTCGCGGTCGGCCTCGTGCTGTACTTCCCGTTCATGGCGATCTCGGGCAGCCTCAACCTCTGGACGCTGCTGCTGCTCGGCCTCGTGACCATCGCCGTCGGTCTCGTCATCGGCTACCTGTACGGCGGATTCGACCGCAGGCAGTCGATGCGCAACGCGGCGATCGTCGCCTTCACCACCGGCCTCGTGATCGTCGTCAGCCGCTTCCTGCGGTCATGGCACGACTATTCCCAGTACGTCGCCAACGGGCGCCCGATCGCCACGGTCGGCTCGGCGACTCCGAACCTCAACGACATCTCGACGAGCTTCTGGATCCACGGCCTCGACTCGTTCACGCACCTGCTGCTGCCGACGATCTCACTGTGCCTCATCTCGATCGCGGGCTACAGCCGCTACATGCGCGCCAACCTGCTCGACGTGATGAACTCCGACTACATCCGCACGGCGCGGGCCAAGGGCCTCAACCAGCGCACGGTGGTCATGCGGCACGCGTTCCGCAACTCGCTCATCCCGCTGACCACGATCGTCGCGTTCGACCTCGGCGCGCTCCTCGGCGGCGCCGTCGTCACCGAGAACGTGTTCGCGTGGTCCGGCATGGGCAAGCTGTTCACGGACGCGCTGCACGCCGTCGACGTGAACTCGCTGATGGGCTACTTCGTCGTCGCGGGCGTTGCCGTGGTCGTCTTCAATCTCCTGGCGGACGCCGCATACTCCGCCCTCGACCCGAGGATCAGGATCGCAGCATGA
- a CDS encoding dipeptide ABC transporter ATP-binding protein, whose protein sequence is MAQHNEAPILEVNDLGVDFWVDGTWYPAAAHMNYTVAPGEVLAIVGESGSGKSSSSMALLGLLPPNSRVSGSIKLNGRELAGLTEGQLRQIRGKDVAVIFQEPMTALNPVYTVGFQIVESLRLHLHLNPTEAKARAIELLEMVEIPNPEGSFDKYPHQFSGGQRQRVMIAIAISCDPVLLIADEPTTALDVTVQAEILDLLRNLRHRLNSAIVLITHDMGVVADLADKIIVMKDGEIVEAAPIREIFNAPKHPYTQQLLGAVPRLQVSDRTDGLDPFARAETVLKLENVAIEYPKHGRIPAFRAADDINLEIRKGEVLGLVGESGSGKTTIGRAVVGLLPVVEGSLTINGRDLAAADAKGLREIRRHIGIVFQDPGSSLNPRFPIGQCIGEPLLLTKQFDRKAIDRRVEELLDQVELPRSFRNRYPHELSGGQRQRVGIARALALEPSLLVADEPTSALDVSVQARFLDLLQEIQQEQQFACLFVSHDLAVVDLLADRIAVMHRGRLVEQGSADQILRNPQDPYTQRLIAAVPVPDPDEQQERREARAALLAESGIS, encoded by the coding sequence ATGGCACAGCACAACGAAGCCCCCATCCTCGAGGTCAACGACCTCGGCGTCGACTTCTGGGTCGACGGCACCTGGTACCCCGCGGCGGCGCACATGAACTACACCGTCGCGCCGGGGGAGGTGCTGGCGATCGTCGGCGAATCCGGCTCCGGCAAGAGCTCGAGCTCGATGGCGCTGCTCGGGCTGCTCCCGCCGAACTCGCGCGTCTCGGGCTCGATCAAGCTGAACGGCCGCGAGCTCGCGGGCCTCACCGAGGGCCAGCTGCGGCAGATCCGCGGCAAGGACGTCGCCGTCATCTTCCAGGAGCCGATGACCGCGCTGAACCCCGTCTACACGGTCGGGTTCCAGATCGTCGAGTCGCTGCGCCTGCACCTGCACCTCAACCCCACCGAGGCGAAGGCGCGGGCCATCGAGCTGCTCGAGATGGTCGAGATCCCGAACCCGGAAGGCTCGTTCGACAAGTATCCGCACCAGTTCTCGGGCGGCCAGCGCCAGCGCGTCATGATCGCCATCGCGATCAGCTGCGACCCCGTGCTGCTCATCGCCGACGAGCCGACCACGGCGCTGGACGTCACGGTGCAGGCCGAGATCCTGGACCTGCTGCGCAATCTGCGTCACCGTCTCAACAGTGCCATCGTGCTCATCACGCACGACATGGGCGTCGTCGCCGACCTGGCCGACAAGATCATCGTCATGAAGGACGGTGAGATCGTCGAGGCCGCGCCCATCCGCGAGATCTTCAACGCGCCCAAGCATCCGTACACCCAGCAGCTGCTCGGCGCCGTGCCGCGCCTGCAGGTCTCCGACCGCACCGACGGGCTCGACCCGTTCGCTCGCGCGGAGACCGTGCTGAAGCTCGAGAACGTCGCCATCGAGTACCCGAAGCACGGGCGCATCCCCGCGTTCCGTGCGGCTGACGACATCAACCTCGAGATCCGCAAGGGCGAGGTGCTCGGCCTCGTCGGCGAGTCGGGCTCCGGCAAGACCACGATCGGCCGCGCCGTCGTCGGTCTGCTGCCCGTCGTCGAGGGAAGCCTCACGATCAATGGCCGCGACCTCGCCGCGGCGGACGCGAAGGGACTGCGTGAGATCCGCCGCCACATCGGCATCGTCTTCCAGGACCCGGGCTCGTCGCTCAACCCGCGCTTCCCGATCGGCCAGTGCATCGGCGAGCCGCTGCTGCTGACGAAGCAGTTCGACAGGAAGGCGATCGACCGCCGCGTCGAGGAGCTGCTCGACCAGGTCGAGCTGCCCCGTTCGTTCCGCAACCGCTACCCGCACGAGCTCTCGGGCGGCCAGCGCCAGCGTGTCGGCATCGCTCGAGCGCTCGCGCTCGAGCCGTCGCTGCTCGTCGCGGACGAGCCCACCTCGGCACTCGACGTGTCGGTGCAGGCGCGCTTCCTCGACCTGCTGCAGGAGATTCAGCAGGAACAGCAGTTCGCCTGCCTGTTCGTCAGCCACGACCTCGCCGTCGTCGACCTGCTCGCCGACCGCATCGCGGTGATGCACCGCGGCAGGCTCGTCGAGCAGGGCTCGGCCGACCAGATCCTGCGCAACCCGCAGGACCCGTACACGCAGCGCCTCATCGCCGCCGTGCCCGTGCCCGACCCCGACGAGCAGCAGGAGCGCCGCGAAGCACGCGCTGCGCTTTTGGCTGAGTCCGGGATCAGCTAG
- a CDS encoding ABC transporter permease translates to MSQLPPIEPDLNEAAAGAAAPSTLAATDQQSNLELKEVEGLSQGRIVWRRFLRHRGAMISAAILLIVVLGAFTSEGIDALGIKIPGWWHYSYTQLTSIHDGGVPSWQHPFGQDSLGRDMFAVVMRGAQQSLMIVFIVGIISLVVGVIIGAASGFFRGWIDTILMRFTDIVLVIPLIVLTATLGRNFGARGSLVLAIVLGLASWTALARLVRGDFLSLREREFVDAARVAGAGPWRIMMVHILPNAIGVIIVNTTLLMSATILTESAVSFLNFGVQFPDVSLGSVIGQYQAAFATRPWLFFWPAAFIVIISLTINFIGDGLRDAFDPRQKRALNKAARQSAAAAREKARAAASAVDQPA, encoded by the coding sequence ATGAGCCAGCTTCCTCCCATCGAACCCGACCTCAACGAGGCGGCGGCGGGCGCGGCTGCGCCCTCCACCCTCGCCGCGACCGACCAGCAGAGCAACCTCGAGCTCAAGGAGGTCGAGGGCCTCAGCCAGGGCCGCATCGTCTGGCGGCGCTTCCTGCGCCACCGCGGCGCCATGATCTCGGCCGCGATCCTGCTGATCGTCGTGCTCGGCGCCTTCACCTCTGAGGGCATCGACGCGCTCGGCATCAAGATCCCCGGCTGGTGGCACTACAGCTACACCCAGCTGACGAGCATCCACGACGGGGGCGTGCCCTCGTGGCAGCATCCGTTCGGCCAGGACTCCCTCGGCCGTGACATGTTCGCGGTCGTCATGCGCGGCGCGCAGCAGTCGCTCATGATCGTGTTCATCGTCGGCATCATCTCGCTCGTCGTCGGCGTGATCATCGGCGCGGCCTCCGGCTTCTTCCGCGGCTGGATCGACACGATCCTGATGCGCTTCACCGACATCGTGCTCGTGATCCCGCTGATCGTGCTCACCGCGACCCTGGGCCGCAACTTCGGTGCCCGCGGCTCGCTGGTCCTCGCGATCGTGCTGGGCCTCGCGTCATGGACGGCGCTCGCCCGCCTCGTGCGCGGCGACTTCCTCAGCCTGCGCGAGCGGGAGTTCGTGGATGCCGCGCGGGTCGCCGGCGCGGGGCCGTGGCGCATCATGATGGTGCACATCCTGCCGAACGCGATCGGCGTCATCATCGTCAACACCACGCTGCTGATGTCGGCGACGATCCTCACCGAGTCGGCCGTGTCGTTCCTGAACTTCGGCGTCCAGTTCCCCGACGTGTCGCTCGGCTCGGTCATCGGCCAGTACCAGGCCGCCTTCGCGACCAGGCCGTGGCTGTTCTTCTGGCCCGCCGCGTTCATCGTGATCATCTCGCTGACGATCAACTTCATCGGCGACGGCCTGCGCGACGCGTTCGACCCGCGGCAGAAGCGGGCACTGAACAAGGCCGCACGCCAGTCGGCTGCTGCCGCCCGCGAGAAGGCCCGCGCCGCGGCATCCGCCGTCGACCAGCCCGCCTAG